Within the Planctomycetota bacterium genome, the region TCTTGGCCTGCCCGCGGAGGCCGAGGAAGAGGAGATCGTGCTTGGCGAGCAGGCCGTTGATGACCTGCGGGACAACGGTGTCTCGATAGCCGCGGATGCCTGGGAAGAGGTCGTCCTGGTTCCGCAGCTTGGTGATGAGGTTCCTGCGCAGCTCGTCTTTGACCGGCAAAAAGTGGTAATCGGTCTCCTTGAGCTGCCCGAGCGTGGCGGCGGTGGGGTGCGGATGCGTGGGCTGGGTTTCTGCCATGTCGTGCGGATTCGTCGCGTCGATTGAAAGGACCCACAACACTACGAGCGACGTCGATGCACTGACGGTTTCAAGAACTGCACGGCGCTCGCCGACGTCAAGCGCATGTCGATCACCTATCGTGCGGCGATGTCGGAAGCTCCTGCCCGACGATGGCCCGCGTGGCTCATGGCGGTGCTGACCGTCGTCCTCGTCGCTGGCACGGCCGGCGTTGGTTGGTTGCTGATTCAGCGCGATAACGGCAGCGCGACGGCCGTCACGCCCGTCGACAGTCGGCCGCGATTGAACGACCCGGCCCAGTCTGCGCCAAACCCGGCGCCGCCGGATTCGGAACCCGAGACGCCGCCGCAGCACCTTCTCGTCGATGGCGACTACTACGTCCACGTCAAGCTGATCGAACTCCGGGCCGACCCGGACAACGCCTGGGACGCGCGCGGCGGCGCTCCCGACATTCGCTACAACCTCTACTGGAACGACACCCTCGTCCACGACGGCCCAACGCGCGACGATCGTCTCATCGCCGAGTGGGACCTCATCGCAGTCGACGTCCATGAGGCACTGCTGAGCGGCGAGGTCGACATCGCGAGCGCCGTCAAGGCTCCGCTCGTCCGAGCGGCGGACGGTGGCGTGCTGCGGATCGAGATCTACGACGACGACGACTTCACACCCAGCGACGAGGCCGGCCGGTTCGACCTGCCGATGGCGACGTTGCGGGAAGGCGTGAACCGGCTCGAGTTTGCCGAGGGTGGCGTCGTGCGGATCGTGCTCGACCTCGTTCCACGCGAGACGGCACTGCCCGATCTGCTCCAGAGGGCCAGCGACCGATGAGGCGGTCGATCGTCCGACTATTCACCCTCGTCTCTGCCGTGCTGCTGGGCCTGGGTCTGGTAGCACCGGCGATGACGCTCACGACCGACTTCGGCCGGTGGGACGGCTGGGTTCGGCTGCTCGATCCGGACACGTCTGCCGAGCGCGAGCAGAGCTATAGCCTGCTCGGCGGGATCACGACGCTCGTCCGCGGCGGCGACGTCGCGATCGGGCTCGTCCTGCTCGCGTTCACCGTTGCCTTTCCAACGCTGAAGCTCGCGCTGCTCGCCTTCGCCAACGAACGGACCGGGCCAACGCTCGCGTCGTCGATCGCACGTCATGCGGGCAAGTGGTCACTTTTGGACGTGCTGGTCATCGCAATGCTCGTGCTTGCGATCAAGGGCCTTCCCGGCGGGAGCGAGCTGGCGCTGCGCTGGGGCGTCTGGATGTTTGCCAGCAGCGTCGTGCTCTCGCTCATCGCGTCGATTGTGGAGAAGCAGGAGGGCAGGCTCGCTGAGCCCACACCCGAAACTACCTGACGATCGGAGCAGTTCGAGGACTCAGCGCCACGGCGCGTCGCGGGCGGGGTCGAAGTCGGCGGAATCCTTGAGCTGCTCGACGAGTTGCTTCTGTTCGTCCGTCAGCGACTTGGGCACGATGACCTTCACGACGCACAACTGATCGCCGCTCTCCGGGCCTTTGGTAATGCCCTGGCCCTTAATGCGGAGCTTCTGGCCGCTGCTGGAGCCGGGCGGGATCGTCAGCGTGACCTTGCCGTCGAGCGTCGGCACTTCGACCTTGCCGCCGAGCAGGGCGTCCCAGACGGTGACGGGCACGTCGAGCAGCACGTTCAGGCCGTCGCGGCGGAAGTAGGCGTGATCGCGCACGCTGACGACGAGAATCAGGTCGCCCACCACGCCAGCCGCTCGCTGGCCTCGGCCACGCAGGCGGACGCGTTGGCCGTCTTTGACGCCCGGCGGCACCTTGGCCTCGATCTTTTCCGCCTCTCCGGGCGTCGAGATGCGGACCGTCGTGCCGTTGGCGGCGTCGCGGAAGTCGATCGTGACGGGCACCTCGATATTCAGCTCGTTCGCCCGCGGCCGGGATCGCGAGTCCGTCGCGTAGTCGCCGGGCCCCGGACGCTGCCTGACGCCGCGCCTGCCGAACGGACCTGCCGAACCGAACAAGCCTTCGAAGATGTCGCCGAACTGTCCGTTGCGGAGCTCTTCGAGGTCTTCGGGATTCATCTGCCGACCGCCAAACCCGCCCGGGAACCCGCTGGGTCCGCCGCTGCCTGTTGGGCCGTAGCCGCCGAACGGATCACCACCGCCACCCGGTGCGCCGGCTCCGACGCCGGCGTGGCCGAATTGGTCGTACATCTTCCGCTTCTCCGGGTCGCCCAGGACGTCGTACGCCTCCTGGACTTCCTGGAACTTCGTCGCGGCAGACGGGTCGTCCTTGTTGACGTCCGGGTGGAGCTTGCGGGCGAGTTTGCGGTGCGCCTTCTTGATCGCGGCCGCATCGGCGGTGCGGGGCAGCTCCAGAACCTCGTAGTAATCGCGCGGCATCGTCGGGCGGCGACTCTAGCGCGAAAGCCGAAGCTTGTGCCGCTCGCCGTGACGCGGCTAAGTTCCATGCATGAGCGACACCGCGACGGGTACCCAGAAGTTCGGCATCGTCGGCCTCGAAGTGATGGGCCGAAACATCGCCCTCAACATCGAGCGCAACGGCTACCCAATCGCCGTCTTCAACCGGACGACCAGCAAGTCCGAGGACTTCGTTAAGGAGAACGAGGGCAAGAACATCAAGATGGGCAAGACCTACGAGGAGTTCGTCGCCCTTCTGGAGAAGCCGCGTCGCATCCTCGTCATGGTCAAGGCCGGCAAGCCGGTCGACTACGTGCTCGATGACCTCAAGCCGCTCCTGGACAAGGACGACATGGTCATCGACGGCGGCAACTCGCTTTTCACCGACACCGAGCGGCGGGCCAAGGACATGGAGGAGCACGGCTTCGGCTTCTTCGGCTGCGGCGTCTCGGGCGGCGAGGAAGGCGCTCTCTGGGGTCCGTCGCTCATGCCCGGCGGCACGGAGAAGCTGTATGACGAGGTCGACGAGATCCTCAAGAAGATCAGCGCCAAGGCGGAGGAAGACGGCAAGCCCTGCGTCACCTACCTCGGCAACGGCGGGGCGGGGCACTTCGTCAAGATGGTCCACAACGGCATCGAGTACGGCGACATGCAGCTCATCGCCGAGAGCTACGACCTGCTCAAGCGCGTCGGCGGACTGACCAACGGCGAGCTGGCCGACGTCTTCAGTGACTGGAACACCGGGCAAGACCTCCAGTCGTTCCTCATCGACATCACCGCCGACATCTTCAAGTACGGCAAAGCCGACGGTGACAGCGAAGACCTGATCG harbors:
- the gndA gene encoding NADP-dependent phosphogluconate dehydrogenase, whose amino-acid sequence is MSDTATGTQKFGIVGLEVMGRNIALNIERNGYPIAVFNRTTSKSEDFVKENEGKNIKMGKTYEEFVALLEKPRRILVMVKAGKPVDYVLDDLKPLLDKDDMVIDGGNSLFTDTERRAKDMEEHGFGFFGCGVSGGEEGALWGPSLMPGGTEKLYDEVDEILKKISAKAEEDGKPCVTYLGNGGAGHFVKMVHNGIEYGDMQLIAESYDLLKRVGGLTNGELADVFSDWNTGQDLQSFLIDITADIFKYGKADGDSEDLIDLVRDAAKAKGTGAWTVKAGMDLGVSIPTIAEAVMARSISDRKGEREKAEGVLAGPTPASGSIDKAKLITDVRAALYCSKICSYAQGFTLLQAADKEYDFGLRIKEVAGIWRAGCIIRAAFLNDITAAISKQPDLANLLMAEQFTNELAERQAAWRRVVRLAAEQGVPVPGFATSLAYYDSYRTARLPANLIQAQRDFFGAHTYERLDKPVGETFHTEWNERG
- a CDS encoding DnaJ C-terminal domain-containing protein, producing MPRDYYEVLELPRTADAAAIKKAHRKLARKLHPDVNKDDPSAATKFQEVQEAYDVLGDPEKRKMYDQFGHAGVGAGAPGGGGDPFGGYGPTGSGGPSGFPGGFGGRQMNPEDLEELRNGQFGDIFEGLFGSAGPFGRRGVRQRPGPGDYATDSRSRPRANELNIEVPVTIDFRDAANGTTVRISTPGEAEKIEAKVPPGVKDGQRVRLRGRGQRAAGVVGDLILVVSVRDHAYFRRDGLNVLLDVPVTVWDALLGGKVEVPTLDGKVTLTIPPGSSSGQKLRIKGQGITKGPESGDQLCVVKVIVPKSLTDEQKQLVEQLKDSADFDPARDAPWR
- a CDS encoding paraquat-inducible protein A → MRRSIVRLFTLVSAVLLGLGLVAPAMTLTTDFGRWDGWVRLLDPDTSAEREQSYSLLGGITTLVRGGDVAIGLVLLAFTVAFPTLKLALLAFANERTGPTLASSIARHAGKWSLLDVLVIAMLVLAIKGLPGGSELALRWGVWMFASSVVLSLIASIVEKQEGRLAEPTPETT